TCAGGGGAATTAGAGCTCCCCAGTGTAACTATCTGCTTTATTCTCTTGGTTCTATGTGTTCTTAAATTGTGATCTGAGCCCTGGGTGTGTTCAATAACCCTTTGTAAAACCATGCTGCTCCTCGCCAGTGTGTGCACAGTAGGTGTTAAACAGGTCCAAGGCAGCACCCGTGGACAGGGCAGTCTTTATTGCTATCTGTGTAGTTGTAAAAAGTTTTTCTCTCCTACATAGGAAAGaccttttaatttactttttctgctgttttctgaaATTACTCAACTCACTTGGATGCTTAGGCACAAGATGGAATGAGGGAGCAGTGTGTGGCTCACACAGCTTGTATGTCACATCGCAGCTTGTGAAGGGGCCACCCGATGTGTGTGTGCAGCACATATGACCTGGCATGGCAGTGGTGAAGGGCTTCATGAGCCCTCtggccagccctgtccccatctcCACCAAGGCCTCCTGCATGGTGCTGCCCACCCCCAGCACCATGGTGGGGATGGAACCTTGGGCCTTAGAAACCCCCTGTGGGCATTGCATGTGAGCCTAAAGAAGCATCATCCTGGAAAATGGGGCAGATTCACTTTGTGATTTggccaaattattttctttcctgtcagTTTATTGAAAAATGACTGGGaaggggaaaacaaaataaaaaggctcATCTTACTTCTTTTAATACTGCTTGTGGAGTTTTAATCAGTCATGCTTTTTTTGGGCCCTTATTTCTTACCTTGTGATCTGCCATCTAATTCAATTTTTCATTCCTGCTGCAGAAAATGTCTTTCTGCAATTTCCAATATCCAGCTTCATTTATCCCTTTTAGAAGAAATGTAGCTTTTTATAGCatgcttttttctctccagcTTCTGTGAAGCCATGAGTGAGAAAGTGTCAAGCCTGAGGTAAAAAATTAGGTTTAAACCCCCTAATTAAGGTCTGCTGTTGTGAACCTCCATCTGTACCTGACTCCTGGGAGATTCTGGTCCAGAATGAGATTGAAAGTCTGTGCGGATGGCAGCCAGTATGACAGCAGACATCACCTGCAGGAGACTTTGGGGGGGCCTTACCTACCTTGAGACTGCACTACTCCCCTTGCAGGGTATTGCTACCAGCTTCTTTCCccatgtttctttccttttattatcCCTCTCTCAAACTAACCATCTCTGGTCCTCTTTTAGCTCCTTTTCTTTGATTGTGGAAGTGTTTAAGAAATAAATCCTTTTTCACTTCTCTGGTTGTTCTTACGCAGTCATGTCTAGACCAGTTTGAATCTGGGTCTTGCCAGGGGACTCTCCCAGATGGTCTTCTCTGCTGCCTTACTGAGCTCCTTCATGCTACTGATAGaccttttcttgatttttttcagtgcagACTTTGCTAGTGATGAGATGCTCTTTTTTGGGGGGACATGCAGTTCTCTGTGTCTGCCTATTATAATTTAATTCCTGTTATCCAAGGGATCTTTGTCCAGTAACAATATTATTTTTGTGCTTCTTCCCTGGAATGGCTTCCTTTAGAATTGGTAATCTTGCAGCCTCTTTGAGCTGACTTTGTTGATTTTGGAGGCTCCTCTTCCGTTGAATGTCCCAATATTTGGGCAATAGGTGTTGGTTATCCACACTTTAATTTCCTATTTATTCCTGGAGACCACATTCCTCCTAAAATGTCTCATGTCTGTTTAGCAATTTCTGCACTGGTGTCCAGTGTTCCAACTCTTCCTCTAATCCTTGTCATTGCTATATATTCCATTTTTTAGATTCAGAGCTCCACTTTTTAGAATTTTAGCATCAACCAAATGTTTTGTGCTTCTAGATGAAAGTATGACTTTGtcttctgcattttatttcactCTGGGTGATGTCAGAAAGCGTGATAGAGTCACATTATAAATTACTATTTTAAGGCCTCCTTTGAAGAATGCAATTCTCATTGTTTAGgtccctttgctcccctctAGAAAGTGCCCTCAGGTTTCCCAGCCAACTCAGAAGAATGTTAACTCTTATTTAAGAAAATACTTCTGTAATTAGGAGTCTGTTTACTTGATCTGATTTTTACCCTGACCATAAAATGCATTGGAGAATCTGACTGGAGGACAGCAAAGGTAGGGGGTAAAGGCAATATGTGCTAGGGAGACATGAGAGATTTTTCTGGGCTACTTTATGTAAAGTTTGGTTTTTAGCTTTTGTGGTGAGTGGGGAGAAAATGGATGCACTAAGAatgtttcaaaataatttagTAACTATAAATAAAAGTCCACATAGTCTCTGTAAAGTGATTTGAGAAGAGCTGTGAGAAAAGCAAGCTTTTGTGCTGGTGAAATTTCCTAGGATGGTATCAAGCCTACTCCTTTGACACTGTGATTTAGAGTGTGCCTAGAACACTCTGTGCTTGGGAGGCTtggtaggattttttttattttgcttctcgggtatcattttaatttatttaaacctCAAATAAAGAAGGTTTATTGTTTTGTGATTTTAATTGGTGGAGTGTTTTTAAATCACTGAAAGGATTTGAGAGAGGTAACTTTCTGATGGgcttgttaaaataaaaaaaagctaCTTCTTTCCATTGCTTTCTTGTAGAAAAGGTTATGGATTAAAGCTGATAAACAGGAAAGATTATTAATGTGCACAGTCTTCTTTTAGTCTATTGAAATTTGGGATTGCAGAGCACCTTTTAGCAACTGTATCTAAGATAAGCACACGGCATGCAGttcccccagactatctttaaactattttgtcttcatttttatGTACTTTAGTAGTTACCATTTATTCATCTGTCAGGTGAATATCTGGATTTAAGGATTTTCAGAAAGAGCAAACATTTGGGGGGTTTGCTTTTATGATGCCATGGTGGTCTGCATAGGCCATCACCACAGGCATGTAGCACAAATCCTTACTTTTATCAGTTTTACAGTAGTTTTGCTTTGTAAGTCTCACTTAGTGCTGTTGCGGGTCTGAAGTAGTAATTGCTGCAATATCTAATTGCCTTATTATTTCTCTGCCTAGGGCAGAAACATGAGAAGCTCTCAGTGAGAAAGAAGATACGAGAGAGATGCAGAGGGAATTAATACTAGCAAGCTGTGTTGGGAGAGCATGTAACAGTCATGGCTTGCCAATATTCACTGCATTGCTCCAGTTCAAAAATCTGCTAAATAGAATTAGCAAGGAGTTATTGATTAAATGCTTAATCTGGGTCTTTTTGGTCCTTTAAAGCCTATCCAATTAATCAAGTGAGATTGAAAAATAATTCcacttgttaacattctcaGAGAActagggtggggttttttggggatagAGGGTGCAGTAAGCTGCCTTTCAAAAAAATCTTTAGCCATTTTGTCTAGATAGTCCCCTTACAGAGTATCTAGGTAATTATTTGATGGTGTAGTGATAAATAGACTGCCGAGACACTGCACTAGATAGGCAGAGAGGGATTCATTAGTCCCAGCTTGCTTTTTGGAGGAAACTGTCTTATTCTTAAGGGTCTAATTCTAAAAACATCTGTCATGAAAATTGAAGTAAGGACTGGAAGCTGCTAATCAGCAACTTTGCTGACTGGCTAAATTATTTTAGTATAGTACTGCATATTTCTTCTGCAGAATATTCTTCCCACAGTACCTTGCTGCttcaaaattcatttttattgcaAAAATGACTGGTTAATACATTTGTTGTTTTAAGATGAGTTTCTGTAGTAACTATGGAAGGCTTGTGTATTGGAATATTGAACAAGGCTTACACAAGACAAGTTGTCACTACTGGAACACAATGTTGTCATGTAATTAACTTATTAGTGTTTAGGTTTCCAGGTCAGGTCTCTGCAGGCACAAACTGCAGCCTTACCTTTAGTCATTTCAGGCTTTCTGTGGCTTTGTGAAAATATCAAGGCAGTAGTTCATATTCAGGTTGTTTTCAAGGTTGTACTCAGGAATTACTTTTGTTGTTAAACATTCTGAAGAAGGTAGGGATTAGCTTTGCAGCAATTGCCAAGGAGCATTCATATATAGTGCCTGAAGAATTTGTGTCTTATTGCTAAGGAAGTTCTATATTTTCTTAAACGTGCTCTAATATCTGTCTTTCCATGGTGGGGAGAATAGGTGTAAGATATATTAAATGGGAAGGTGCATGATATCTGGTGTATCTTTTCGACTCTGAGATTTGGAATGCAGATACCAGAGGTGGATTGAGTAATAGGTACAAGTTAAACCTTACAGATCCGAATGCCATGCTTAAAGAAAATGGGGAGAAGGCAGTGAGCTTGGAGGATTCTAAACCTCTTGGTATGTGCTACGTGAACTGTTCAAAGTAGTGTGAAGTTCCACAGTGCTTGACTGCTTAAGTGATGATCCTTGCCCAAACCTCAGGCTAACAGCATTTGCAGTTCCAGTTAACGGCTCCTTGTGGTCCAGCTTTCAGAGCTGCCACTTGCCTGTGGGATGATCCCTTAGTATCCCTGCCTGAGCCAAGGAACTGAAGCTGCAGAACTATCTGTGTGCATTTGCAGCAAAGGTGACACTTTTCTCTTATGGAATTGCTTTCACATCCAGCTACCCTCTTCTGCCTTATCAGAACAGTTATTGCATTTCAGCCATTCAATTTAAagctgctctttttttcctatttaagaAGCTTAGAATGCAGCCTAGGAAAGATTACTTGATTTATGTGGTGCACTGAACCAACCTGAAATAAAGGACTTCTTTTTAATCCGAAATCAAGGCTTTTGCTGTACAGATAAAGGAACAggtattttatttcttgctaTGATGCTACAAATTCAACAATCACAACTCTCTCTTGCTTTGTTTTAACGTATTGTAGCAGTTTAGTTGACTAAAAACATCCCATCATTTCATGTGTTCAGCAGCACTttatttttgttgggttttgtgtGCCTCAGCAAGAGAAGTGAGATTAGATTACAGATGGTACCTGTGTAACTCTGCTGCCTGAGTCCCTGTCACTCACTTCAGGAACCTACCATCAATACTGGGAtctgctgtgtcccctgggATGCTGAGGACAATGGAGTGAGATTGAGGTGCAATTTTCTTGGAAGTGATGGGACAGGGATTGTATTTCTGGTGTTGAGAAGGTGCAGCTGTAAAACAGGGGAGAAGTGGACAATGGACTGGCTTTCTTGCTCACTTTAGGTCCAGCATGCATGCGAGAGCTGCTGTTGTTGTGCATTGTCCTGGTAGCACTCACCAAACAAAGTTACAAAATCCTAAACTAGTTACACGTGAGCTTTTGTCCACTTGCCAGCAAGATCATTAAATTTTCGTGTCCACCTTGCAAAGAAGTTTATTTGCATGATAAACACCATCTGCAGATAATGTCATACCTGACCTCTTAACAAATTCTTGAACTTGCACTCCCCAGCagtgtgtattttaaaaagctctTTTGGCCCTGTGTCAGCATAACACTGCTGttacttaattttaaaagagtTAATTAAGCTGATGCTATATTGATGAGTTTGTTAGAAAGGCATACATGTTGGGCAAACTGTATGGCAGCATTGTGCATCAACTTTGTTCTTCTGTTCTTTGAACAAGTGTTTGGCTCTTGATAACCTTCCTTCTGTTACCATTTTCCAGgtggtttccttttttctttaatatctcTCTTTTCCTGTACCTGCAATAGTTCCATGTGTGGTTTGGGTGGTGTTTCAGGTTTttatggccaggttttggtagcagagGGGCTACAGGGGTAGCAGTAGGTacagcttctgtgagaagctgccagaagcttcccctgtGTCAGGTAGAGCcagtgccagctggctccaagatgGACACACTGCTGGCCCAGGTTGAGCCAATCAGGAGTGATAGTAatacctctgtgataacatattttaaaaggagaagaaagttaCTGCACAGTTGTAATtgtggccagagaagagcagggtgagaatatgtgagaggaacaactctgcagacaccagggtcagtggagaaggaggggttGGAGGGAAGGAGGTACCTgaggtgccagagctgagattcccctgcagaccatggtgaggcagctgtgcccctgcagcccgggGAGGACCACAGGGATGCAAAGATCCACCTACAGCCCCTGGAGAAGacccacaccagagcagatGAATGCCCAAGAGTGGGCTGTGAACCTGTGTgaggcctgtgctggagcagggtctgGTAGggacctgtggagagaggagccaatgctggagcaggtttcctggtaggacttgtgaacccatgctggagcaggctgttctTGAAGGACAGCACCCTTTGGAAGAGTGAATCACACTGGAAAAGTTTGCAGAGAACTGTCTCTGTGTGAGGGGCCCTACacaggagaagaggaaggactcctctccctgagcagtggcagaaaacagcatgtgatgaactgaccataacccccactccccatctccctgcaccAAAGTGGGTGTGTGGCTGGCCATAGACATTGCTTTTCATCTGTCTGGGTGTCCTGCATCTATGTTTTGCAAAATATGTGATCCTACTTgaagatttattattttttctgtagCTCTTGCTCTACAGCATGCTAAAAACGTGGATGTCTTTTAATTGTACCCCAAGGCCTTTGACTCTCGTTTTTGGagaattttctgctttgtgttgGTTCAATCACCTTGCAGATAAGGTATTACTGAAATTTACAGAAGAAGGTAGCAGATTTGGTGAGGGAATTTACTGTGACCCACAGATGTAAGCTctgtttattatttatattaatattGATGGTTTGAGAGCAGGATGCCAAAGTATTTGTGGGGGAGGTAAAAGTCATCTCCTGCAGTTCTGGCTGCCCTCTCTTGGTACAGCCATAGCTGGGAACcaggtgctgcagcactgcatgATGCTGGCTGCCTCCCTCTGTGGTGTGCCAGTCTCACGCCAACTAAAAGGGGAAGATCAGAAGTCAGGAGCTGTGTCCTTATGTGACACTGGGAGTCAAACAGGGAACGGGAACAAAATCCAGGTTGCTGACAACACATGTATTGTTTTAGGTGTCTTTTTTTCTATAATGGGTTTCAAAAGCATAGTTGTAGGatcttttaaaatgcataaaataGAGGGTGGTATCTGTCCCTCCTTAGTAAACTTGATTAGTATCTTTGCCTTGTCAGAATGCTGACTATAACTCAAACCTTGAAGTCCAGGAAATGATTAGGTAAGGGCCAGCACAGATCTTAATATAATCTTAGTTCTATCAAGGAACTGATTACATCCGTTGGAACAGCTCAGTAACATTAGTATTTATAATAAGCAGGTATGAAAAATTGAGaaagtatatttttatttgcattttcagcTTTTATTGTATATGCTCTGGCTTCAAGTAGCTGGGAAGTACTTTAGCAAAGGAAAGCATAGCTGTTAGCTCACAGAAAGTGCTGCCTTTGGGGAGCAAGTGTACCTTTACAAGGCTGGGATTTGTTAGGCTGCAATGTTAGTAACAAGGTTTCTTCTCACGTGCATCGCCAGAGATGTGATGAGATGCAATGTGACAGTCAGTTGTTTGTGGGTACAATGAGATGTGACAGAATGAAGGAATCCTCAGATCAAAGGGGGAGGATTTGTAACATTTAGTGCAGCtgagaacattttaaaatgtacagCAGGAACATTTGCTGTAGCTCGTTTGCTTTAGATGACTAACACAAAATTGGATGTAGCCCATGGTGGCTGTGCTTTCTTCCTGGGGGGGCTGTAGTGTTTgtaacatgaaaataaaatgttctcAAAGAAGGTTTCAGCTGCATGTTGAGGTTTATATTACCTTAACCTCTTATTTCCAATTTAAATTTTGAAGATTTTGCTACCCTTCACATTGCTGAAGGATGTTCCCCTGCTTACTATAAGGTCTTCTGTCACTCTGTACATTAATTACattgaataaatatttttttcggTACTGTCATGCAACAGATTTTCTTTACTAGGGCAGGGAAGGCATATATGCAGGAGTCTAGCAATATGACCTTCCCCTGGGATACAGGGGACCcagattttgattcctttgACGTGAAAGACAAGACCAGGCATACTGTTCAAATCAGGGTTAATTTTGTATTCATCTACTACTCTCTCTCAGGCAGGGCCAGTACTAGGTGAATAAGGTATAAAAGTTTAGGAATAGTACTTTGGTCTTTCCAGCTTTTTGATGTCTGCCTCTTTATGTTAAGTAATGCTTGATGTGCTTTTCTTACATAAATTCTTTTAATGGGAGATCAGATCTGTCATGTCTCAGAAGGTGGACTCAATTCCTTTCATACAATAAAAAGGGAAATACGTATGCaaggctgcagctgggagcatTCAGAGGCTGATCCCAGGCTTGCTTGGCAGCTGCTTCTCCCTTTTCAGACATGAGCTCAGGTCTCCATTGCTTCCTGGGCACGGAGACTGCAAGTGAGTGATAAATCTAACAGAGAGTATGATGGGTGGTTTCTGTAAGAAATGGTGTGACTTCATAGTTGAAAAGTCTGAAAAACCATAGATACCTTTCTTAAGCCTGAAAGCAGTTACACCTTCCACTGACTGCCACTTATCTCAGTATTTTCTGTGGAGCTTGTTCAAAGGAGCATTGTGGGAAGAGGTGAATCCCAGTGAGGTTCTggaagctgcagcctcacagtcTCTCTGTGAGTTAAGCAGTCagtggtttattttcctttaattgTATTTGGTTCCATTTTCTCTGAGGGAGGTAAGGACATTGCAGGGAAACAGAGCCCTTCCCACATACTAAACATTGTCTGAAACAATCTCAGATTCAATATACAAGGGCAACATGGCCTCCCTGACCTGTGGTGGCTGTCCTGTGAGACTGCCTACAGGTTGTCTAGCATCAGATGCCCAGCTGCCTATAACCCTTTCTTTTCTAGTGCCTCACATCACTCGGTACAGCTAGGATTAAACCTGTaataatgttttcattattgcttTTCCAGTGGGACACTGGGTGTGAGCAAATTGCAGACTAAGCTGAGCCAGCAAAGGAGTTTTGGAATACTTGCAGAGTCATTCTTTTGAGAGAAGAGACCTGAACTCCCTGGGATTTGCTGGGTCTGGGAAGCACTTGATAATGTTAGCTTAAAGCCTTTCCTCCCCTGCAATActctgctttcttccttttgtcaCACAACCTTCCTCTGCTATCTCTACAAAAAGGCTTTCATGCAATCTGGCCTGTCAGCTGTTGCTTTTGTGCATTGTGCTGGATCTGGGATAAAGCGTAAGCTCTTCAATTCTGATCCTGTACAGTGTGGCATGAATGCTGATGGTGCTTTGGTTATGAATAAAGCAACCAAGCAAACTTACAATTAACAATAACTAAGCAGATGTGAGAACAGTGAGTTCCTAGAAGTAGTtgcatttttaaagatttttcctttcccctttcaaaGCTGTTCACCTTGGTATTTTCACTATGGAAAACTGCATTGTTAGGAAACAGACTTGTGTGTAGACCTCAGTATCACAAGATTTGTCTTCAAAAAGCCAATTAGTGCTCGAAGTAGAAGTTAATCTACTTCACAAGTGTAATTTCCATCCTTTGCCTTAAAATCAGCAGCAAGCAACCACACTGCAGAACACCACCTTGAGAAAGAGCAAGTACTGGTCTGTTTCTGTACATTTTTTATATGTGTTTCTATTTCTAGCAATTTTTTCCACTAACCTATCGTGTGTCAGTGTGACCACTGTGTGAAGACAGAATaatctgctgcagcagagctccttCAAGGAGATAGCTTAATGACCCCTAGGGTGAGTTCTTAAGTAAAGGGGGTGAGAAGCTGTAGAAAAGAAGCATAGAAAAGAAAGATGTGAAATCTTTGGGAAGAGGAATGTTACTTATCTTGTAGAGGGGAGCAATTCTATTACACACTGCAAGCATAAATAAAAAGCGATTCTATTGTGCATTGTGAGCCATAAGTTGAGCATCCATCCCGATTTCCCTTGCAGTAATGAGCAGTTAGAAATCAAACTCACATGGATCTCTAAAAtatggaacaaaaaaaccccacctgtgCTGTAATCACCACGGTGCTGACAGAACCTCCCCAGTTCACATCAGTACTAAGACCACAATCCATCCTCTTGAGAAATGTTTTGCACAttagtttgtttgggttttaccCAACACCCTCTGGTTTAGGCATGAATTAGCAAGGCAGTGTCACACTGGGAATAAATGTAACATATCCTCTGTCTGCAGTTCTGTTTTCAACACTTTTAGAACTGACTACAGGTATCAGTATGGGCACTAAGCATCTTTACTTTTGTAGCAACCTATGTATCTAATTTTGAGAAGGGCCAAAAGCTGCAGTTATGGCACCATGTGATGTAAAAATTAAGATACTCCAGCTCTGGCTGTAATGAGCATGCTGTCAAGTTGTATCAGCCTTTGGAAGCAGAAGGgaggagaaaatagaaaatCGAGGACCGTTGAGCTGAAAACGAAAGTCGATACATGGATTGACCTCTGTGTTTGTTCTTCATTGACAGGTTGATGACGCCTGGAAGTGAAATTCGGTTTGTCCACAAGCACATGGGCCTGGTgccaggctggggaggagctgccCGGCTGGTGCGGATCGTGGGCAGCggggcagccctgcagctgctgggcgGGGCTGCCCGGGTGGACCCCGAGAGAGCTCTGCGCCTGGGGCTCTCCGAGGGGACGCTGCCGTCCTCAGACGAAACCACAGCGTTAGGAGAAGCCCGAGCCTGGCTGAATCAGTACACAGAGGGTCCGATCAGTGTGATTCGGGCTGTGAAAAAGGTGGTGACAGCAGGAAGAGAGCTCCCACTGGAAGCTGCCCTAAGGACAGAGAAGGACATTTTTGGAACTGTATGGGGTGGGCCTGCCAATATGCAGGCATTGGTTAGAAGACCAAAACATAAATGATGGTTTATGCATGAGGAATGGGCTTGACCTTTTTGCAAACAAAGCTTTCAGTAAAGCAGCCATTAAACGGAATCATTTAAGGACTTGTCCATTTAAAATGGCCTTAACATTCCTGCCATTTAGGTCAGGCAGGCATATTTGGTGTTCAACGACAGAGAAATCCCAGGCAGATTCTCTACTGTCTTAATCACCCACTGAATGGAGATTAGTGAAATTAGTATGTAAAGGTAAATACTATGCTGAAAATAGAACTATAATTCATTTGGAATGAGGCTGaagattattttatttggtgttaattttgtttttttaactggTATGGATATTAATTACTTGAAAGTTATGAGGTTTATTCATTTGCAGAACAGGTGCATCTAAAGCTGCAAAATACGAGCTTCCCAACCAGTGTCTTTAAGCAGCTTGGAAAAGATGATAACTAGTGAAAGgatagcttttattttttcatttctagtTCTTCATATAATTGCTGAGAAAGTATCCTTGGATACTTCAATTTTAATGGTGCTTTTACAGGAGAAGCCTTAAGTTAGTGAGAAGCTTCTAGCACTCATTCACTGACACTGATTCaggtttttaaatgtattttggtGTCTTCTCACTGCTCAAGGAATCAACTACCTACATAGGGATCTGCACATTCCCATATCCTGTACCTGTGCAAAGCTGCTGGCCTGGTTCTTTACACAGAATCTAGCTGAAATCTTGGAAGGCCATGATATATCATGCCCCAAAAGGGCTTGTCCTTAAGTGACTGGGTGATGTGAGTACTTCAGCATTCTGGTAAGATGTGTGTGGATATGTCTATGCCTTTCTTCAATGCATTTTTGCTGGTAGGGTGTGTTTGGGCTGACTAGAAGATTTGGAACTCAGTCTCCACTTCATGCCAGTGGCTATGCAAGTAATTGGATAACTCAGTGGGGAAAGTTTTCCCTTTAGAAATTAGAAACTGACAACAGAGTGCCTGCTTCAAAAATAAGCATCTGTGAGAGCAAAACCATACAGACATATCTGTGACTGAGAGTTTCCTGTACTGTTGGTTAGGATGCACTTGTCTCTAAATCCAGCAGGGACTGAGATCTGAGCCAAAGACCTAAGTACTCTGTGGGGGCATGTAAAGAAGgaagctctgggctgtgtgccACTGTTGAGCATTCTTGCTCTGACCAGGCATAACTAGCTCTACATCATGGAACAAGCTCCCTTAAGAAAAGAAGGCAGTATCTTGGATGGAAATCCATGTTATGATTTCTACAGTGTGGCAGGACTCCTGAGTTTTAGACAGCGAGGTAACTACATGTGTTTGAGGATTTGGGGACAAATCAATGTTGGGAATTAGGCTTGGATTGCCTGTTAAGATTCTGTAGGTTTCAAGCAGATTCTGTGATCTGCTGGGGATGTTTTACTGTATGATTTTCACAGCAATGAATATAGCCTGGAGCAACCAAAAGAAATGCTGAAGAAAGGGATGTGTTTTGAGTTGGCATTTCAGAGAAGGAACTTGTGTCCACCCTGTTGATCCTGCACCTTTGCCTTTATATCTGAAGCACTAATGGAGGAAGATTTCAAATCTCTCTTCCCCAAAAAATAAAGTTCAATTTTTACTTTCAGGTTAGAGAAGAGACAGGAATGAGAACATGGGGAAGAGTAGTGTTTCGGTTTGTGCCTTTCCTCCCCCTGCTCCTTTTAATCCAGTAGCCCAGATGTCACTCCCATGTAGCTAGATTATTTCCCATGCCCTAAAGAACTTCAAACCCGTTACTTCACAAGTGCCTATGTTTTAGTATAGTCAGCCAGCACTTGACTGTTTAGTAGTGAAGCTGTTCTGCTTTTCATGAAGTTTCTCAAGACTCATGAGGGATTCCAGACTGCAGCATCACTGAACCTTCAAGGTACACTCCAGTCCATACTCATGCAGCTTTTTGAAGCAGTAGCACATCATGTTGTTACGagtgaaaaaaatgtgttttaaaggaCAGCTGGTTATGTCTTTGCTTTTAGCAAGAATTAGTGTGCCATTACTAATACTGTTTTTAAAATTGGTGTGAAAATTGCTTAGAACCTGAGCAAGACCCTTgaatcttttttctttagtgTATTAGTCTTGTAAGTGTATTCTGTGTACTGGGTAATAGAAATTTGAAAGGGAGCATATTGTAGGACAAAGGCAGAATCTGGTTTCTTTCACATTTTGAACCAGAT
This Aphelocoma coerulescens isolate FSJ_1873_10779 chromosome 3, UR_Acoe_1.0, whole genome shotgun sequence DNA region includes the following protein-coding sequences:
- the ECHDC1 gene encoding ethylmalonyl-CoA decarboxylase isoform X3, which gives rise to MNMCMFMQNTLTRLMRLPLISVALVQGKAFGGGAELTTACDFRLMTPGSEIRFVHKHMGLVPGWGGAARLVRIVGSGAALQLLGGAARVDPERALRLGLSEGTLPSSDETTALGEARAWLNQYTEGPISVIRAVKKVVTAGRELPLEAALRTEKDIFGTVWGGPANMQALVRRPKHK
- the ECHDC1 gene encoding ethylmalonyl-CoA decarboxylase isoform X2, with the protein product MKDGMNMCMFMQNTLTRLMRLPLISVALVQGKAFGGGAELTTACDFRLMTPGSEIRFVHKHMGLVPGWGGAARLVRIVGSGAALQLLGGAARVDPERALRLGLSEGTLPSSDETTALGEARAWLNQYTEGPISVIRAVKKVVTAGRELPLEAALRTEKDIFGTVWGGPANMQALVRRPKHK